The genomic DNA CCTCCGAAAAAGTGGATATCGTGATAATACCCGAAGGATATACAGCGAAGGAAATGGATCAGTTCAAAAAAGACTGCAACCGCTTCGCTCAGTATCTTTTCAATTCATCCCCATATAAAGAGAATAAAAATTTCTTTAATATCTGGGGAATTGAAGCTCCTTCCGCTCAATCTGGCACAGATATTCCGAAAGAAAAAATCTATGTGAATACAGTAGCCGGATCTTCCTTTTATACTTTCGACGAAGAACGGTATCTGATGACCGAGGAATATAACAATGTCAGGGATCTCGCAGCAAATGCCCCTTACGATCAGATTTACATCCTGGTAAATACCGACAAATATGGCGGCGGTGCCATTTATAATTACTACGCTACCTGCGTCAATTTCAATATCTATTCCGAGTATGTATTTGTTCACGAATTCGGACACGCTTTTGCCTTCCTTGCCGATGAATACTACACCAGTTCAACAGCTTACAACGATTTTTATCCTTTGGGTGTCGAACCTCTCGAACCAAATATCACCACTTTGGTCGATTTTGCATCAAAATGGAAAGAACTCGTAAAAGAAGACACACCCATTCCGACCCCCGCAACCAAGGAATTTGAAAAGAAACTCGGTGCTTTCGAGGGTGGTGGCTATGTGGAAAAAGGCGTTTACCGTCCGAAAATGGACTGTTCGATGAACTCAATTTCAGTTGACAACTATTGCACTGCCTGCAAAAGGGCGATTCAAAAAATGATTGATTACTACACAGGAAAATAATGTTTCAATCGATTAATCCCCACAACGGGGAAGTGGTGGCAGAATATTCCGTGATGGATCCTTCAGAGGTTGCATCCGTGATTGATCAGGTTGATGAGGCTTTTCTGTCTTTCAAAAAAACAGGATTTGAAGAAAGAAAATTCGTACTCAAAAAAGCGGCTGAAATTCTTCGTTCCCGAAAAACTGAATTCGCGAAATTGATGACCACCGAAATGGGAAAACCAATCATGCAGGGAGTGGCTGAAGCAGAAAAATGTGCCTGGGTCTGCGAATACTATGCCGACGGAGCCGAGACATTTTTACAGGATGTTACCATTGAAACAGATGCTAAAAAAAGTTTTGTAACTTTTCAACCTTTGGGCGTTATTCTCGCGATAATGCCGTGGAATTTCCCTTTTTGGCAGGTATTCAGATTTGCAGCACCTGCTCTCATGGCGGGAAATGGTGTGCTCCTGAAGCATTCGCCAAATGTCACCGGATGCGCACTTGCAATTGAAAAGATTTTTAAGGAAGCAGGTTTCCCTGATAATATATTTCGTATGATTGTCACTGAAGTGGAAAATGTGGAAGGTATGATAAGGAACAAAAAAGTTGCCGCAGTCACTCTTACCGGAAGTACCCGGGCAGGGAAGTCTGTAGCAGCAATTGCAGGAAGTGAACTGAAAAAATGTGTCCTCGAACTCGGTGGCAGCGATCCATACATTGTCATGGAAGATGCTGATATTGAGGCGGCAGTTAAAGCATGTCTGATTGGAAGAATGCTCAACACGGGACAAAGTTGCATCGCCGCGAAAAGGCTTTTAATCTTCGAAAAAGTTTATGATCGGTTCAAAGAACTTTTCCTGGCTGAAGTAAAAAAACTCAAGACGGGTGATCCAATGGATGAGATAAATTACATTGGAGCCATAGCCCGTAAGGACTTACGGGATACACTTCATGCCCAGGTGCAAAAGACAATTGAACTTGGAGCCACAGTTTTGACAGGAGGATTCATCCCGGATAGTCCCGGTTTTTGCTACCCGCCGACTGTACTCGAAAACATTCCAGTAAATTCTCCTGCTTTTTGTGAGGAGATTTTTGGTCCCGTGGCACTTCTTTTCAAAGTTAAAACTATGGAAGAAGCCCTTTCCCTGGCAAACTCAACTGACTACGGACTCGGTAGTGCCGTGTTTACATCAGACCTGACATTTGGCGAAGAGATGGCAAAAACGATGCTCGAATCAGGTTCGAGTTTTGTCAATTCATTCGTTAAAAGCGACCCAAGATTACCTTTTGGTGGCATCAAACAATCAGGTTACGGAAGGGAATTATCACCATTCGGCATTAAAGAATTTGTGAATGTAAAGACAATATATATTGCCTGAGAATGTTCGCAAGACGGTATGTGAAAATCCCGCCCGGGCGAGATTCTCATATTTCGCCCTGCGTTGTCTCAAAAAAATCCGTGCCATCCGTGAAAAATCCGTGCCATCTGTGTAACCATCCTGCCTCTGCGTAAATCCGTCGAATCTGCGTGTATCCGCGTTCCCTTAAAAATCCCGTGTAACCATTTCTCCGTGCGTACCTTAAACTATCCACCATTACTCATAAATAAAAACTCAAAACTCATAACTAACCCCTTTCTTAATACTTGTACACAAACTCCCAAAATCTTACCTTTAAAGTTAATATTTTCAAAAAAATGTGTTCGAAAACAGAAGGAGATCAGATGTCAAAGTTTATTGGTTTGGATTATTTCAATACGGATCTTTTATTGTCAGATGAAGAGAAAATGGTCAGAGATATGGTCAGGGAATTTGTGGACGACAATGTAATTCCGGTCATAGAAAAACATTACAGGGAAGGCACTTTCCCGATGGATCTGATTCCCAAAATGGGTGAATTGGGGCTGTTTGGAGCGAATCTCCCATCAAAATATGGCGGATCCGACATGAATAATGTTGCCTACGGCCTCGTAATGCAGGAACTTGAAAGGGGAGACAGTGGTGTACGCAGTTTTGTTTCGGTACAGAGTGCACTGGTTATGTATCCGATTTATACATTTGGAAGTGAAGAGCAAAGATTAAAATGGCTTCCGGCACTTGCCAATGGTGAAAAAATCGGTTGCTTCGGTTTGACAGAGCCTGATTTCGGATCAAATCCAGGCGGTATGGTCACAAAAGCTGAAAAAGTTGATGGCGGCTACATACTCAATGGTGCCAAAATGTGGATCACCAATGGAACACTCGCCGATGTGGCTGTGGTTTGGGCAAAACTTGACGGAAAGGTAGCCGGATTCCTCGTGGAAAAGGGCATGAAAGGTTTTAGTGCCCCGGAGATGAAGGGAAAACACTCGCTGCGGGCTTCCGTTACTTCGGAGCTGGTCTTCGATTCCGTATTTATACCTGAAGAAAACAGACTTCCCGGAGCTGCCGGATTAAAATCACCTCTGATGTGCCTCAACCAGGCCCGTTATGGCATTGCATGGGGTGTGGTCGGTTCCATGATGGCTTCCTACGATTCTTCGTTAAACTATTCAAAATCGAGAATTCAGTTCTCAAAGCCGATTGCCGGTTACCAAATGACTCAGGAAAAACTTGTTTATATGCTCACCGAGATTACGAAGGCACAACTTCTTAACCTGCAGCTTGGCAGGCTGAAGGATTCGGGCAATCTCCGTTTTCAGCATGTATCACTGGCAAAAAGAAACAACTGTGAAATCGCGCTTACCATAGCAAGAGTAGCGAGAGAAATTCATGGTGCCAACGGAATTCTAGATGAGTACCCCGTCATGAGACACGCCAACAACCTGGAATCGGTTAAAACTTATGAAGGAACACACGAGATGCACACTCTGATTTTGGGTGAGGATATCACGGGTATTCCTGCTTTCGATTAAACAAAAAGGC from Bacteroidota bacterium includes the following:
- a CDS encoding acyl-CoA dehydrogenase family protein; this translates as MSKFIGLDYFNTDLLLSDEEKMVRDMVREFVDDNVIPVIEKHYREGTFPMDLIPKMGELGLFGANLPSKYGGSDMNNVAYGLVMQELERGDSGVRSFVSVQSALVMYPIYTFGSEEQRLKWLPALANGEKIGCFGLTEPDFGSNPGGMVTKAEKVDGGYILNGAKMWITNGTLADVAVVWAKLDGKVAGFLVEKGMKGFSAPEMKGKHSLRASVTSELVFDSVFIPEENRLPGAAGLKSPLMCLNQARYGIAWGVVGSMMASYDSSLNYSKSRIQFSKPIAGYQMTQEKLVYMLTEITKAQLLNLQLGRLKDSGNLRFQHVSLAKRNNCEIALTIARVAREIHGANGILDEYPVMRHANNLESVKTYEGTHEMHTLILGEDITGIPAFD
- a CDS encoding IgA Peptidase M64, which encodes MRILFFVLFVSTLAFSQSDFNNYFEKKTLRLNYIHSGNKTDDYFSFGSLIEEPFWGGPVKKMIDPFNYGKYKLEVFDKASGKLIYSKHYSTLFSEWQTTKEAMKISKSFEESVVFPYPKNPVLITISSRKKDLSLEKRYELEVDPKNYFIKKDRKNVYPSFQVVNSGDSSEKVDIVIIPEGYTAKEMDQFKKDCNRFAQYLFNSSPYKENKNFFNIWGIEAPSAQSGTDIPKEKIYVNTVAGSSFYTFDEERYLMTEEYNNVRDLAANAPYDQIYILVNTDKYGGGAIYNYYATCVNFNIYSEYVFVHEFGHAFAFLADEYYTSSTAYNDFYPLGVEPLEPNITTLVDFASKWKELVKEDTPIPTPATKEFEKKLGAFEGGGYVEKGVYRPKMDCSMNSISVDNYCTACKRAIQKMIDYYTGK
- a CDS encoding NAD-dependent succinate-semialdehyde dehydrogenase translates to MFQSINPHNGEVVAEYSVMDPSEVASVIDQVDEAFLSFKKTGFEERKFVLKKAAEILRSRKTEFAKLMTTEMGKPIMQGVAEAEKCAWVCEYYADGAETFLQDVTIETDAKKSFVTFQPLGVILAIMPWNFPFWQVFRFAAPALMAGNGVLLKHSPNVTGCALAIEKIFKEAGFPDNIFRMIVTEVENVEGMIRNKKVAAVTLTGSTRAGKSVAAIAGSELKKCVLELGGSDPYIVMEDADIEAAVKACLIGRMLNTGQSCIAAKRLLIFEKVYDRFKELFLAEVKKLKTGDPMDEINYIGAIARKDLRDTLHAQVQKTIELGATVLTGGFIPDSPGFCYPPTVLENIPVNSPAFCEEIFGPVALLFKVKTMEEALSLANSTDYGLGSAVFTSDLTFGEEMAKTMLESGSSFVNSFVKSDPRLPFGGIKQSGYGRELSPFGIKEFVNVKTIYIA